One region of Chanodichthys erythropterus isolate Z2021 chromosome 19, ASM2448905v1, whole genome shotgun sequence genomic DNA includes:
- the chad gene encoding chondroadherin gives MHSFSFLLVLVCLQVCIPFAFAAPTQCPSQCHCHGDLQHVICDSVGLKKIPRISEATRLLNLQRNNLGNLPTGGFSEMKGLISLHLQHCQIREIDSQAFKGLKKLIYLYLSNNEISTIKPGAFEDLTELTYLYLDGNHITSLPKGIFSPMINLFILQLDNNKLRELQPGTFTGAKDLRWLYMSGNELSSIQPGSLDEVENLAILTLDRNQLSTYPLLAMSKLRVVEELNLSKNPLSIIPDHAFRSFGRYMEKLHLNDMSLEKFSNAAFEGVTALKSLHLENNKLKSLPNSLEFSTLQNITLFNNPWSCTCQLANLKKWMDTSRHRPDGVCASPGSQKGKQIRDSTAFTRCKAKTKRTRKGTRL, from the exons ATGCACAGTTTCAGCTTCTTATTGGTGCTAGTGTGTCTACAAGTTTGCATCCCTTTCGCATTTGCCGCACCAACTCAGTGCCCAAGCCAGTGCCACTGCCATGGGGACCTGCAACATGTTATTTGTGACAGCGTCGGACTGAAGAAGATCCCCCGCATATCAGAGGCCACTCGTCTCTTAAATCTGCAAAGGAACAACTTGGGAAATCTCCCAACTGGGGGCTTCAGCGAGATGAAAGGGCTAATTTCTCTGCACCTACAGCACTGTCAGATTCGAGAAATCGACAGCCAGGCTTTCAAAGGGCTAAAGAAACTCATCTACCTCTACTTGTCTAATAATGAGATCAGCACCATCAAACCAGGTGCTTTTGAGGACCTAACTGAACTGACCTATCTCTATTTGGATGGTAACCACATCACAAGCCTTCCGAAGGGCATCTTTTCTCCCATGATCAACCTGTTTATCCTGCAGCTTGACAACAACAAGCTTCGAGAGCTGCAGCCTGGAACTTTCACAGGTGCTAAAGATCTCCGATGGCTTTATATGAGTGGCAACGAGTTGAGCTCCATACAGCCAGGTTCTCTTGATGAAGTGGAGAACCTGGCCATTCTAACCTTGGACCGTAACCAGCTGTCCACCTACCCTCTTCTGGCTATGAGCAAGCTGCGTGTCGTGGAGGAACTAAACCTGTCCAAAAACCCTCTCAGCATCATCCCTGACCATGCATTCCGGAGCTTTGGCCGCTACATGGAGAAGCTCCATCTAAATGACATGAGTCTAGAGAAG TTCTCCAATGCTGCCTTTGAGGGAGTGACAGCTCTCAAATCTCTGCACCTTGAGAACAACAAGCTGAAATCGCTGCCGAACAGCCTTGAGTTCAGCACCCTCCAGAACATCACTCTGTTTAACAACCCCTGGAGCTGCACCTGCCAattagcaaatctcaaaaa ATGGATGGACACTAGCCGCCATCGCCCTGATGGAGTTTGTGCTTCTCCTGGAAGCCAGAAAGGAAAGCAAATAAGAGACAGCACTGCTTTCACCCGCTGCAAGGCAAAGACAAAGAGGACCAGGAAGGGAACACGGCTCTGA